A single genomic interval of Polynucleobacter necessarius harbors:
- a CDS encoding site-2 protease family protein has translation MQALITIAAFLLTLGVLVSFHEFGHFLAARCCGVRVLRFAIGFGKPIYTFRAKNKTEWVLASVPLGGYVKLLDGRDRRQIIPPAEESQAFDKKPLWQRSFIVTAGPFANFFLAVIFFAFIYLSGAPQLPAVLKAPLETSLAAQLGVNEGDRVVGWEDLGAQTGNAPLLGEFEPVPSWNALR, from the coding sequence TTGCAGGCTTTGATTACTATTGCCGCTTTCTTGTTGACTCTAGGCGTGCTTGTCAGCTTTCATGAGTTTGGACATTTTTTAGCTGCTCGCTGTTGTGGTGTGCGAGTACTTCGTTTTGCGATTGGTTTTGGTAAGCCGATCTATACCTTCCGTGCTAAAAATAAAACCGAGTGGGTGTTGGCCTCCGTTCCCCTGGGTGGGTATGTGAAGCTACTCGATGGTCGTGATCGTCGGCAAATCATTCCACCAGCAGAGGAGTCGCAGGCTTTTGACAAGAAACCGCTCTGGCAGCGCTCCTTTATTGTGACTGCCGGACCATTCGCCAATTTTTTCTTGGCAGTCATTTTCTTTGCCTTTATTTACCTTTCTGGCGCCCCTCAATTACCAGCTGTTTTGAAAGCCCCTCTTGAAACCTCTTTGGCAGCCCAGCTGGGGGTGAATGAGGGCGATCGGGTGGTGGGGTGGGAGGATTTGGGTGCCCAAACGGGAAATGCACCCCTTTTAGGTGAATTTGAGCCCGTTCCCAGTTGGAATGCATTGCGCTGA
- the ispC gene encoding 1-deoxy-D-xylulose-5-phosphate reductoisomerase: MKQVAILGSTGSIGVNTLDVIRAHPDRFKVVALTAAKQVDLLAQQCAEFSPAIAVVADANGAARLSTLLLEKKINTQVLYGPEALVSAVTDSGCDTVMAAIVGAAGLVSALAAAKAGKRVLLANKEALVMSGDLFMQAMKQGGGELLPIDSEHNAIFQCLPDQFSKAPNPSLGVEELWLTASGGPFRNTPLDQLASITPEQACAHPNWVMGRKISVDSATMMNKGLEVIEAFWLFGLSLEQIKVLIHPQSVVHSMVRYRDGSVLAQLGQPDMRTPIAYGLAWSERIDAGVAPLSLTQLAALSFSEPELERFPCLSLAFAAAKAGGTAPAVLNAANEIAVAAFLDQGLPYLQIPVIVEKVLNAISASSADSLELILDVDASARQAAQEVVKDILCRL; this comes from the coding sequence GTGAAGCAGGTTGCGATTCTAGGCTCAACCGGTTCAATAGGCGTAAACACGCTGGATGTGATTCGCGCGCATCCAGACCGATTTAAGGTGGTTGCGCTCACTGCGGCAAAGCAGGTTGACCTATTGGCTCAGCAATGCGCGGAGTTTAGTCCCGCTATCGCCGTTGTCGCTGATGCTAATGGTGCGGCTCGTTTAAGCACGCTTTTGCTTGAGAAAAAAATCAATACTCAAGTCTTGTATGGACCGGAGGCCTTAGTTAGCGCTGTTACAGATTCCGGTTGCGATACCGTGATGGCCGCAATTGTAGGTGCCGCCGGTTTGGTATCGGCTCTAGCCGCAGCCAAAGCCGGCAAAAGAGTATTGCTGGCCAATAAAGAAGCTCTAGTGATGTCTGGCGATTTATTTATGCAAGCAATGAAGCAGGGCGGTGGAGAGCTGTTGCCAATTGATAGTGAGCACAATGCCATCTTTCAATGTTTGCCAGACCAATTCTCTAAAGCCCCAAACCCATCTCTAGGTGTGGAGGAGCTTTGGTTAACTGCTTCAGGTGGACCATTCAGAAATACACCGCTTGATCAGCTCGCAAGTATTACCCCAGAACAGGCGTGCGCGCACCCTAATTGGGTAATGGGTAGAAAAATTTCCGTAGATTCTGCAACGATGATGAACAAAGGTCTTGAGGTGATTGAAGCGTTTTGGTTATTTGGGTTGTCTTTAGAGCAAATTAAAGTATTGATTCATCCGCAAAGTGTTGTTCATTCAATGGTTCGTTATCGTGACGGATCGGTTTTAGCGCAACTGGGTCAGCCAGATATGCGCACTCCTATTGCCTATGGCTTGGCTTGGTCCGAACGAATTGACGCGGGTGTAGCTCCACTCAGTCTGACACAGTTGGCAGCCTTAAGTTTTTCTGAGCCTGAGTTGGAGCGCTTCCCTTGTCTTTCGTTGGCATTTGCTGCTGCCAAAGCTGGCGGGACCGCTCCAGCGGTTTTGAATGCCGCCAATGAAATTGCGGTAGCAGCATTCTTGGATCAAGGCCTGCCGTATTTGCAGATTCCCGTTATTGTTGAAAAAGTATTAAACGCTATCTCTGCATCCAGTGCGGATTCACTTGAGTTGATTTTAGACGTCGATGCGAGTGCTCGCCAAGCCGCACAAGAAGTGGTGAAGGATATTCTTTGCAGGCTTTGA
- the lpxA gene encoding acyl-ACP--UDP-N-acetylglucosamine O-acyltransferase — protein MTRIHATAVVDSKAELASDVEVGPYSVIGPNVKIGAGTKVGSHTVIEGYTTIGKENNFAHFAAIGGPPQDMKYRGEPTQLTIGDRNTIREFTTIHTGTSQDVGITRIGNDNWIMAYVHIAHDCQVGNHTIFSSNAQIAGHVQVGDWAIMGGMSGVHQFVRIGQHAMLGGASALGQDIPPFVIAARDKASPHGINVEGLKRRGFSSETISALRQAYKILYKDGLSFEEAKVEIQKMVVASAADPGTSEKLAQFHDFIAASTRGIIR, from the coding sequence ATGACTCGGATTCACGCAACTGCTGTTGTAGACAGTAAAGCTGAGTTGGCCAGCGATGTTGAAGTTGGTCCGTATTCTGTCATTGGCCCCAACGTCAAAATTGGTGCTGGCACCAAGGTGGGATCTCATACTGTGATTGAGGGCTACACGACTATTGGCAAAGAAAATAACTTTGCGCACTTTGCCGCAATTGGTGGTCCCCCTCAAGATATGAAGTACCGTGGCGAGCCAACCCAATTAACTATTGGCGATCGCAATACGATCCGCGAATTCACTACCATTCATACGGGCACATCGCAGGATGTTGGTATTACCCGCATTGGCAATGACAACTGGATCATGGCGTATGTGCATATCGCGCACGACTGTCAGGTTGGTAATCACACGATTTTTTCTAGTAATGCGCAAATTGCGGGCCATGTGCAAGTGGGTGACTGGGCCATTATGGGTGGTATGTCGGGTGTACATCAGTTTGTACGTATTGGACAACACGCAATGCTGGGCGGCGCATCGGCGTTAGGGCAGGATATCCCGCCTTTTGTAATTGCGGCGCGAGACAAGGCCTCTCCCCATGGGATTAATGTTGAAGGCTTAAAACGTCGTGGTTTTTCAAGTGAGACGATTTCGGCTTTGCGCCAGGCTTATAAGATTCTTTATAAAGATGGACTTAGTTTTGAAGAGGCTAAAGTAGAAATTCAGAAGATGGTTGTCGCTTCTGCAGCTGATCCAGGCACTTCTGAGAAGCTTGCTCAATTTCATGATTTCATCGCCGCCTCTACCCGCGGCATCATTCGGTAA
- the lpxB gene encoding lipid-A-disaccharide synthase yields the protein MISSPPLPAASFGNGITLPKLACVAGEPSGDLLARPVLSALHQIPDMAGLEVYGIGGPRMQAEGMRSDWPIETLSVRGYVEAIKQLPAILRLRKELIQNLLNEGRPDVYLGVDAPDFNLGVELQLRKAGIPTLHLVSPSIWAWRAGRIKKISQAVERMLCIFPFETEIYDRAGVASTYVGHPLASAIPLEPNATKAREKISHHLQIPAQSLDDGLVIAVLPGSRGSEIELIAPVFFETMQLISQRLQGQKFHFLIPVATPRLREPLEQFLLKAKNSNSDIQIHLLDGIADEVLEASDVVLIASGTATLQAALWKKPMVISYKVPWLTAQIMKRQGYLPYVGLPNILCGEFVVPELLQDDATSEKLANAVQNWLEHPTQVAKLKERFTQMHETLRRPTGLLVAQAVAQTIANHRKHKVTI from the coding sequence ATGATTTCATCGCCGCCTCTACCCGCGGCATCATTCGGTAACGGAATTACTTTGCCAAAGTTAGCTTGTGTAGCTGGCGAACCTTCTGGCGATCTATTAGCGCGGCCAGTACTTAGTGCGCTACATCAAATACCAGATATGGCTGGTTTAGAGGTGTATGGTATTGGCGGCCCACGTATGCAGGCTGAGGGTATGCGCTCTGACTGGCCTATCGAAACGCTGAGCGTGCGCGGTTATGTTGAGGCCATTAAGCAACTGCCGGCTATTCTGAGGCTACGCAAAGAACTCATTCAAAACCTCCTCAATGAAGGGCGCCCCGATGTCTATTTGGGGGTTGATGCGCCAGACTTTAATTTAGGTGTTGAACTACAGTTACGCAAAGCAGGTATTCCGACTTTACATTTAGTTTCACCCTCTATTTGGGCTTGGAGAGCGGGGCGCATTAAGAAGATTTCTCAAGCGGTTGAGCGCATGTTGTGCATCTTCCCCTTTGAGACTGAAATCTACGATCGTGCTGGAGTGGCGTCTACCTATGTAGGTCATCCGCTTGCCAGTGCAATTCCACTTGAACCCAATGCTACCAAAGCAAGAGAAAAAATTAGTCATCACCTACAAATTCCAGCTCAATCCTTAGATGATGGCCTTGTTATTGCTGTTCTACCGGGTAGTCGTGGCTCTGAGATTGAGTTGATAGCCCCAGTTTTCTTTGAGACGATGCAATTAATTTCTCAAAGACTCCAAGGTCAGAAGTTTCATTTTTTAATTCCAGTCGCAACGCCGCGACTGCGTGAGCCGCTAGAGCAGTTTTTGCTTAAAGCGAAAAATAGTAATTCAGATATTCAAATTCATTTGCTCGATGGCATAGCCGATGAAGTTCTGGAGGCTTCCGATGTTGTGTTAATTGCAAGCGGCACCGCCACCTTGCAAGCCGCTCTGTGGAAAAAGCCAATGGTGATTTCCTATAAAGTTCCCTGGCTAACTGCGCAGATCATGAAGCGCCAGGGTTATTTGCCCTATGTTGGCTTGCCTAATATTTTGTGTGGTGAGTTTGTTGTTCCCGAGTTGCTGCAGGATGACGCTACGTCTGAAAAATTAGCGAATGCCGTCCAAAATTGGCTGGAGCATCCAACTCAGGTGGCAAAACTTAAAGAGCGTTTTACGCAGATGCACGAGACTTTGCGTCGCCCTACCGGTTTATTGGTTGCTCAAGCGGTGGCACAAACGATTGCCAATCATCGTAAACACAAAGTAACCATATGA
- a CDS encoding OmpH family outer membrane protein translates to MKLYQSSKWIQIGVIAAVTAIAIPQVFAQDAGTRVAVVNSEKVFNESNLAKAMQTRLQNEFTKRQNDLRDSAQKIKTAAEKLDRDAAVMNEAERVRRQRELADQDRELQRKQREFTEDLNQRTFEERAKIAEKANAVLKQIAEQRKIDIIVQEAAYVSPKADVTDDVVKALNSQK, encoded by the coding sequence ATGAAGCTTTATCAATCTTCTAAATGGATTCAAATTGGTGTAATTGCTGCCGTAACGGCAATTGCTATTCCGCAAGTATTCGCTCAAGATGCCGGCACTCGAGTTGCGGTTGTGAACTCTGAGAAAGTATTTAACGAGTCCAACTTGGCCAAAGCAATGCAAACGCGTTTGCAAAATGAGTTCACTAAACGACAAAATGATTTGCGCGACAGTGCTCAAAAAATTAAGACTGCAGCCGAAAAGCTTGATCGCGATGCTGCTGTGATGAATGAAGCGGAGCGTGTTCGTCGTCAGCGAGAGTTGGCTGATCAAGACCGCGAGCTACAACGCAAGCAACGCGAATTTACTGAAGATCTTAATCAGCGCACTTTTGAAGAGCGTGCCAAGATCGCGGAAAAAGCAAATGCAGTGTTAAAGCAAATTGCTGAACAAAGAAAAATTGACATCATTGTTCAAGAAGCGGCTTACGTTAGCCCTAAGGCTGATGTAACAGATGATGTTGTCAAGGCTTTAAATAGCCAGAAGTAA
- the frr gene encoding ribosome recycling factor — MSAAEIKTNADQKMQKSLEALKTNLAKIRSGRANPGILEHIHVDYYGNPTPLSQVAGLGLADARTINVQPFEKTMVAVVEKAIRDSDLGLNPASHGTVIRVPMPALTEERRRELTKVVKSEGEDTKIAVRNLRRDANEHLKRLTKDKEISEDDERRATDDIQKMTDKAVVDIDKIIAEKEKEIMTV, encoded by the coding sequence ATGTCTGCAGCAGAAATTAAAACCAATGCCGATCAAAAGATGCAAAAGTCTCTCGAGGCTTTGAAGACCAATTTAGCCAAGATTCGTTCTGGCCGTGCCAATCCAGGAATTTTGGAGCATATTCATGTGGACTACTACGGTAATCCAACTCCATTGAGTCAAGTTGCTGGCTTGGGTTTGGCTGATGCTCGCACAATTAACGTGCAACCCTTTGAAAAAACCATGGTTGCCGTGGTTGAGAAGGCGATTCGTGATTCTGACTTAGGTTTAAACCCCGCATCTCATGGTACGGTTATTCGTGTGCCGATGCCCGCTTTGACTGAAGAGCGTCGTCGCGAGCTTACTAAGGTTGTGAAGAGTGAAGGTGAAGATACCAAGATTGCGGTTCGCAATTTACGCCGTGATGCGAATGAGCATCTTAAGCGCTTAACAAAAGACAAAGAAATTTCTGAGGATGATGAGCGTCGCGCTACTGATGATATTCAGAAGATGACAGATAAAGCAGTGGTAGATATCGACAAGATCATTGCCGAAAAAGAAAAAGAGATCATGACGGTTTAA
- the bamA gene encoding outer membrane protein assembly factor BamA produces the protein MNSLTHSSRIFARFITQILALLALGLSLNATAAASFVVKDMRVEGLQRVEPGTVFSYLPVQMGETFTDEKGAEAIKALYGTGFFRDVQIQAQGNVLIVIVEERPIISRIEFTGMNEFDPEIVRKSLKTVGVAEARFYDKALIDKAEQELKRQYVGKGMYAAEVVATVTPVERNQVAIYFNTDEGTVAKIQEINFIGNEVFSEGTLKSEMQLKTGGWLSWYSKDNLYSKQKLTADLESIRSYYLNRGYLEFVIESTQVSITPDKKGIYLTISIREGKQFTVKDVRLAGETLGKEAELMQLIVLKPGDPFSSARLTQSTKGIAEVLGSYGYAFATIHPEPDIRREVAEVDLTLVVDPGRRIYVRQVAISGNAKTRDMVIRREMRQFESSWFDSDKIELSKKRLGRLGYFTETDITTEDVPGSPDQVDVNVKVTEKPTGAITVGAGFSSTENLILSAGMNQDNAFGTGTAIGVNASLCKINQNLTLSNYDPYFTEDGISRYTDLYYRSSKPLYYVGDPDYQIKSVGSNIKFGVPYTEVDRVFFGTGVEVFQIKTSSNTPVPYLNYAMSYGVAAPGYPGTVTTYNVPITVGWSRDGRDSSLIPSDGSLQQLSAEVGTPVGDLTFYRLYGQYQKYHSFTKGNILSFNGEVGYGQAYGNNPFPITKNYYVGGIGSVRGYAPGSLWPQYYNTIIGAYQSTGGQSKIVTNVEYTFPVPGSGVDKTLRLFTFVDGGNAFGQNLNLVLRYSYGLGLSWISPLGPLKFSYGIPYKTQPTDNVQRLQFQVGTAF, from the coding sequence TTGAATTCTCTGACACATTCTTCCCGTATTTTTGCCCGTTTCATTACTCAAATCTTGGCGTTATTAGCTCTTGGATTGAGTTTGAATGCTACTGCGGCCGCTTCTTTTGTGGTTAAAGATATGCGTGTTGAAGGTCTACAGCGTGTTGAGCCTGGCACGGTCTTTAGTTACCTGCCTGTTCAGATGGGTGAAACCTTCACTGATGAAAAGGGCGCTGAAGCGATTAAGGCGCTCTATGGCACCGGCTTCTTTAGGGATGTTCAGATTCAGGCGCAAGGCAATGTGCTGATTGTAATTGTCGAAGAGCGTCCTATCATCTCTCGTATTGAGTTTACGGGCATGAACGAGTTTGATCCCGAGATTGTGCGTAAATCCTTGAAAACAGTCGGCGTGGCTGAGGCTCGTTTTTATGACAAGGCCTTGATCGACAAAGCCGAACAAGAGCTAAAACGTCAATATGTGGGTAAGGGCATGTACGCGGCAGAAGTAGTCGCGACGGTGACTCCTGTTGAGCGCAATCAAGTGGCGATTTACTTCAACACCGATGAAGGCACCGTTGCCAAAATCCAAGAAATTAATTTTATTGGCAATGAAGTGTTTAGCGAAGGCACTTTAAAGAGTGAGATGCAGTTAAAAACAGGCGGATGGCTCTCTTGGTATAGTAAAGATAATCTTTACTCCAAGCAGAAATTAACCGCCGACTTAGAGTCCATTCGCTCTTACTATTTAAATCGAGGCTATTTAGAGTTTGTGATTGAATCAACTCAGGTATCCATTACTCCGGATAAAAAGGGTATTTACCTCACCATTAGCATTCGTGAAGGGAAACAATTTACCGTTAAAGATGTTCGTTTGGCTGGTGAAACCCTTGGCAAAGAAGCCGAGTTAATGCAGTTGATCGTTTTAAAGCCTGGCGATCCTTTTTCATCGGCGCGTTTGACACAGAGCACTAAGGGGATTGCCGAGGTCTTGGGTTCTTATGGTTACGCTTTTGCAACCATCCACCCTGAGCCAGATATTCGTCGTGAGGTTGCGGAGGTGGACCTGACATTAGTGGTTGACCCAGGTCGTCGCATTTATGTACGCCAGGTAGCGATTTCTGGTAACGCCAAAACTCGCGATATGGTCATTCGACGTGAAATGCGTCAGTTTGAAAGCTCATGGTTCGACAGCGACAAGATTGAGTTATCTAAAAAGCGCTTAGGCCGCTTGGGTTATTTCACTGAAACAGACATTACTACGGAAGATGTTCCCGGTTCCCCGGATCAGGTGGACGTTAATGTGAAGGTGACGGAAAAACCAACCGGAGCAATTACTGTTGGAGCTGGTTTCTCTTCAACTGAGAATCTGATTTTATCCGCCGGTATGAATCAAGATAACGCTTTTGGTACTGGTACTGCGATCGGTGTGAATGCGTCTCTCTGTAAGATTAATCAGAACTTAACACTTTCCAATTACGACCCGTATTTCACTGAAGACGGCATTAGTCGCTATACCGATTTGTACTACCGCTCATCCAAGCCTTTGTACTATGTTGGCGATCCTGATTATCAAATTAAGTCGGTTGGTTCGAATATTAAATTTGGTGTGCCATACACAGAGGTAGACCGAGTATTTTTTGGAACTGGTGTAGAAGTATTTCAAATTAAGACCTCATCCAATACTCCAGTCCCCTATTTAAACTATGCCATGAGTTACGGCGTTGCCGCTCCAGGTTATCCGGGAACCGTGACGACGTATAACGTTCCTATAACAGTAGGTTGGTCACGCGATGGTCGTGATAGCTCTTTAATTCCTTCGGATGGTTCGTTGCAGCAGCTTTCCGCTGAGGTGGGTACGCCAGTTGGAGATCTTACTTTCTATCGTTTATATGGCCAGTACCAAAAGTACCACTCATTCACGAAAGGTAATATTTTATCTTTCAACGGCGAAGTTGGTTACGGTCAGGCATACGGCAATAATCCATTCCCGATTACTAAAAACTACTATGTAGGTGGTATTGGTTCCGTTCGTGGTTATGCTCCCGGCTCTCTCTGGCCCCAGTACTACAACACCATCATTGGTGCCTACCAGTCAACGGGTGGTCAGTCGAAGATTGTGACCAACGTTGAATATACCTTCCCTGTTCCTGGGTCGGGTGTTGATAAAACCCTTCGCCTATTTACCTTCGTGGACGGTGGTAACGCATTTGGGCAAAACTTGAATTTAGTTCTAAGATACTCCTATGGATTGGGTTTATCATGGATATCACCTCTAGGCCCTTTGAAGTTCAGTTATGGTATTCCGTACAAGACTCAACCTACGGATAATGTCCAGCGTTTGCAGTTCCAGGTTGGTACAGCGTTTTAA
- the fabZ gene encoding 3-hydroxyacyl-ACP dehydratase FabZ — translation MSTPIAIDINKILKLLPHRYPFLLVDRVLEIAPRESITALKNVTMNESFFQGHFPDFPVMPGVLIIEALAQTAALLTFSEERAEDAIYYFAGVDGARFKKPVLPGDQLIMTAKPERGRAGIYKFAVQATVDGEIAAEANITCAVRTKGA, via the coding sequence ATGAGCACACCAATCGCAATCGATATTAATAAAATTCTGAAATTGCTGCCGCATCGCTATCCATTTTTATTGGTAGATCGCGTGCTGGAAATCGCCCCTCGTGAAAGTATTACGGCATTAAAAAATGTCACGATGAATGAGTCGTTTTTTCAGGGCCACTTCCCTGATTTTCCAGTCATGCCCGGAGTTCTCATTATTGAGGCGCTGGCTCAAACGGCGGCTTTGCTGACATTCTCTGAAGAACGCGCTGAAGATGCGATTTATTACTTTGCTGGCGTCGACGGCGCTCGTTTCAAAAAACCAGTGCTTCCTGGGGATCAGTTGATTATGACTGCCAAGCCAGAGCGTGGTCGTGCTGGGATTTATAAGTTTGCCGTTCAAGCAACCGTGGATGGAGAGATTGCGGCGGAAGCCAATATCACGTGCGCGGTCCGTACGAAAGGTGCGTAA
- the uppS gene encoding polyprenyl diphosphate synthase, producing the protein MTQHTSSTLAIPEVSAVPRHVAIIMDGNGRWASKRMMPRVAGHSEGLSAVRKIVQECRKLGVEYLTVFAFSSENWRRPPEEVGFLMKLFLKSLKGEVTRLAENDIASRLIGDLSRFDSAIQEMVQFSEQKTAGCKSLTFTIAANYGGRWDILQAMRQCLAANPNLKPEQVSEELLQPHLSMAYAPEPDLFIRTGGEQRVSNFLLWQLAYTELYFTDILWPDFDEKELHKAFEWFSQRERRFGRTSAQLASQAMSDAV; encoded by the coding sequence ATGACTCAACACACCAGTTCAACCCTAGCCATTCCTGAGGTCAGTGCTGTACCTCGCCATGTGGCGATCATCATGGATGGCAATGGGCGCTGGGCTAGTAAGCGCATGATGCCTCGCGTCGCGGGACACTCCGAGGGGTTGAGTGCTGTTCGAAAAATCGTTCAAGAATGTCGCAAGCTTGGCGTTGAGTACCTTACGGTTTTTGCTTTTAGTTCCGAAAACTGGCGCCGCCCACCAGAAGAGGTGGGTTTTTTAATGAAGCTATTTCTCAAGTCTCTGAAAGGCGAGGTTACCCGTCTTGCTGAAAACGATATCGCCTCGAGATTGATTGGAGACTTAAGTCGATTTGATTCTGCTATTCAAGAGATGGTGCAGTTTTCCGAGCAAAAGACTGCTGGTTGTAAAAGCCTGACTTTTACGATTGCCGCTAACTATGGCGGTCGTTGGGATATCTTGCAAGCAATGCGTCAATGTCTTGCTGCCAATCCCAACTTAAAGCCAGAGCAGGTAAGTGAAGAGCTTCTTCAGCCCCATCTCTCAATGGCTTATGCACCAGAGCCTGATTTGTTTATCCGTACCGGCGGCGAACAACGTGTCAGCAATTTCTTGTTGTGGCAGCTAGCTTATACCGAACTCTATTTCACGGATATCCTGTGGCCTGATTTTGATGAGAAAGAGTTGCATAAAGCATTTGAGTGGTTCAGTCAGCGCGAGCGCCGCTTTGGTCGCACCAGTGCTCAGCTTGCATCGCAAGCAATGAGCGATGCAGTTTGA
- the lpxD gene encoding UDP-3-O-(3-hydroxymyristoyl)glucosamine N-acyltransferase: MQTAIELAEQFQASLVGDAYIGFTGLAPLERAQPDQISFLSNPLYRQQASESAAGALIVSKSDLEFLQANPSVNSAKRVYFVSKNPYATFARMAQHFAKAASPVYPSGIHPGAVIDVTAIVPASCHIGPFVHIGAGVKLGERVSILGNTTVASNSVVASDTLIYPSVSIYHNTQIGERCIIHSGAIIGADGFGFAPAFSAAGGEWVKIPQTGRVVIGDDVEIGASTTIDRGAMSDTVIGAGTKIDNQVQIAHNVIVGNCCVIAGCAAISGSTKIGNCCIIGGAANFAGHLSIADRTTVSGNTSIIRSIAEPGQHYTGVYPSMLHSAWEKNAAILRGLDKIRQRLRLLDKNKTTES; this comes from the coding sequence ATGCAGACCGCCATTGAGCTGGCCGAACAGTTTCAAGCAAGCTTGGTGGGGGATGCCTACATCGGATTTACGGGTCTTGCTCCATTGGAGCGAGCACAGCCTGATCAGATTTCCTTCCTTTCCAATCCGCTTTACAGGCAGCAAGCCAGTGAAAGTGCTGCTGGCGCACTGATTGTTAGCAAATCGGATTTGGAGTTTCTGCAGGCCAATCCCAGTGTAAATTCGGCTAAACGCGTTTATTTTGTTTCCAAAAATCCGTACGCTACTTTTGCCAGAATGGCTCAGCATTTTGCAAAAGCCGCTAGCCCAGTTTATCCATCCGGAATTCATCCTGGCGCCGTGATTGATGTCACGGCGATTGTTCCCGCTTCATGTCATATTGGCCCGTTTGTGCACATTGGCGCGGGTGTCAAGCTTGGTGAGCGCGTTTCAATTCTGGGAAATACAACTGTTGCGAGTAATAGTGTTGTTGCTAGCGACACGTTAATTTACCCATCTGTTTCTATTTATCACAACACGCAAATCGGCGAACGCTGCATTATTCATAGTGGTGCGATCATAGGTGCGGATGGCTTTGGTTTTGCGCCTGCTTTTTCTGCTGCTGGCGGGGAATGGGTCAAGATTCCGCAGACTGGTCGAGTGGTGATTGGTGATGATGTGGAAATTGGCGCGTCAACGACGATCGATCGTGGTGCAATGAGTGATACGGTAATAGGCGCCGGAACCAAAATAGATAACCAAGTGCAAATCGCGCATAACGTCATTGTTGGTAATTGCTGTGTCATTGCGGGCTGTGCTGCAATTTCCGGAAGCACCAAGATCGGAAACTGCTGCATTATTGGGGGAGCTGCAAATTTTGCGGGTCATCTATCGATTGCTGATAGAACAACGGTTTCCGGGAATACTTCGATTATTCGCTCTATTGCTGAGCCAGGCCAGCATTACACGGGTGTCTACCCATCCATGCTTCATAGCGCTTGGGAGAAGAATGCCGCTATTTTGCGTGGGCTAGATAAAATACGGCAACGCTTGCGTTTGTTGGATAAAAATAAAACTACGGAGTCATAA
- a CDS encoding site-2 protease family protein — translation MAGKTAQVGWQPFLAFLAFMNISIGLLNLLPFPMLDGVSYCMMHGSWSLVSGFRHQCKSSSKKWALFC, via the coding sequence ATGGCGGGCAAGACGGCCCAGGTGGGGTGGCAGCCATTTTTAGCTTTTTTGGCGTTCATGAATATTAGCATTGGGCTTCTGAATTTGCTTCCTTTTCCGATGCTGGATGGGGTCAGCTACTGTATGATGCATGGGAGTTGGTCGCTGGTAAGCGGATTTCGACATCAATGCAAGAGCAGCTCGAAAAAGTGGGCTTTATTCTGCTGA
- a CDS encoding phosphatidate cytidylyltransferase: MLKTRVITALVLLAVLLPILFLLPPIYIGGFFLIALLAADWEWSRLLAPEASRAAWIYALFCLAIIVFLLGMQNASWQFALLLLAVIFWFFVAPFILAKGMNLSLQKLRPFYVMLGLILLPATWFALVFLRELGLIFLLSSMALVWVADIGAYFVGKAFGKRKLAVQISPGKSIEGAIGGLILCYIYAFACVYFLNFESTLFGVWAIRFGWVPMFLMVTVLIVFSIFGDLFESQLKRLAGVKDSSHLLPGHGGVLDRVDALIPTMPIAALLAGFV; this comes from the coding sequence ATGTTAAAAACCAGAGTCATTACCGCCCTTGTCTTATTGGCGGTGCTGTTGCCCATTCTGTTTCTGCTTCCTCCAATTTATATCGGCGGTTTTTTCCTGATAGCTCTACTGGCTGCTGATTGGGAATGGAGTCGCTTACTTGCGCCTGAGGCAAGCCGAGCTGCTTGGATATACGCATTATTTTGTTTGGCGATTATTGTGTTTTTGCTTGGCATGCAAAACGCTTCCTGGCAGTTCGCATTATTGCTGCTCGCAGTCATATTCTGGTTCTTTGTCGCACCATTCATTTTGGCGAAAGGCATGAACCTCTCTTTGCAAAAATTACGTCCTTTTTATGTGATGCTTGGGCTCATTTTGTTGCCCGCAACTTGGTTCGCGTTGGTCTTTTTGCGCGAGTTGGGCCTTATCTTTTTGCTAAGCAGTATGGCTTTAGTTTGGGTAGCCGATATTGGCGCCTACTTTGTTGGCAAGGCTTTTGGTAAGCGCAAGCTAGCAGTGCAAATTAGTCCTGGTAAGTCGATTGAAGGTGCTATTGGTGGCCTCATACTTTGTTATATCTACGCATTTGCTTGTGTTTACTTTTTAAATTTTGAATCCACTTTATTTGGTGTCTGGGCTATTCGCTTTGGTTGGGTTCCTATGTTTTTAATGGTGACGGTATTAATCGTCTTCAGTATTTTTGGGGACTTATTTGAGTCTCAGTTAAAGCGCTTAGCAGGTGTTAAAGACTCCAGCCATCTTTTGCCTGGTCATGGTGGCGTGCTGGATCGTGTAGACGCCTTGATTCCCACTATGCCTATTGCTGCGCTATTGGCTGGATTTGTGTGA